One Nicotiana sylvestris chromosome 12, ASM39365v2, whole genome shotgun sequence genomic window carries:
- the LOC104231112 gene encoding bZIP transcription factor 44-like produces MASSSGTSSGSGSYTLQNSGSEEDLQQLMDQRKRKRMISNRESARRSRMRKQKHLDDLMSQLAHQRKENNQILTTMNVTTQYYLNVEAENLILRAQVAELSNRFESLTQIISFLNANNSGNSQIEYMADGYIMNDSWNYVYSNQPIMNADILQY; encoded by the coding sequence ATGGCTTCATCAAGTGGGACATCATCAGGTTCAGGGTCATATACACTTCAGAACTCAGGCTCAGAAGAAGATCTTCAACAATTAATGGAtcagaggaagaggaagagaatGATATCGAACCGCGAATCGGCTCGAAGATCAAGAATGAGGAAACAAAAGCATTTGGATGATCTTATGTCCCAATTAGCTCatcaaaggaaagaaaataaccAAATTTTAACCACTATGAATGTCACAACCCAATATTATCTCAATGTTGAAGCTGAGAACTTAATCTTGAGAGCTCAAGTGGCTGAACTTAGCAACAGATTTGAGTCCTTAACACAAATCATCAGTTTCTTGAATGCCAACAACAGTGGCAATAGTCAAATTGAGTATATGGCTGATGGTTATATTATGAATGATTCTTGGAATTATGTGTATTCCAATCAGCCAATTATGAATGCAGACATCTTGCAATATTAA